A region of Eschrichtius robustus isolate mEscRob2 chromosome 19, mEscRob2.pri, whole genome shotgun sequence DNA encodes the following proteins:
- the PDP2 gene encoding pyruvate dehydrogenase [acetyl-transferring]-phosphatase 2, mitochondrial, translating into MSSTVSYWIFNSARNSIATLQGGQRLYSRYASNRIKSKWRLFPQGPVTLKNNASCGGIALQKAYRHTSTEEDDFHLPLSPEQVNEVLRAGESAHKILDLVSGVPSSVLRFESNQLAANFPVEDRGGVATCLQTNGLMFGVFDGHGGHACAQAVSERLFYYVAVSLMSQQTLEQMEGAMESMKPLLPILQWLKHPGDSIYKDVTSVHLDHLRVYWQELLNLHMEMGLNIEEALMYSFQRLDSDISLEIQAALEDEMTRNLSLQVAFSGATACMAHVDGVHLHVANAGDCRAILGVQEDNGMWSCLPLTRDHNAWNPTELSRLTREHPESEHRTVIMDNRLLGVLMPCRAFGDVQLKWSKELQRSVLERGFDTEALNIYQFTPPNYYTPPYLTARPEVTYHRLRPQDKFLVLASDGLWDVLGNEDVVRLVVEHLAEVCRHKPDLAQRPANLGLMQSLLLQRKAQGLHATDQNAATRLIRYAIGNNEYGEMEPERLSAMLTLPEDLARMYRDDISVTVVYFNSDSIGASYKGS; encoded by the coding sequence ATGTCAAGTACTGTGTCCTACTGGATTTTCAATTCTGCAAGAAACAGCATTGCCACATTACAAGGGGGACAACGTTTATATTCAAGGTATGCCTCAAATAGGATTAAATCAAAATGGAGGCTCTTTCCCCAGGGGCCAGTCACCCTAAAAAACAATGCCTCATGTGGTGGCATTGCTCTGCAGAAAGCCTATAGACACACATCAACAGAGGAAGATGATTTCCACTTGCCACTCAGCCCTGAGCAGGTAAATGAAGTGCTGCGAGCCGGTGAGTCAGCCCACAAGATTCTTGACCTTGTCAGTGGAGTCCCAAGTTCGGTGTTGCGGTTTGAGAGCAACCAGCTGGCTGCCAATTTCCCAGTGGAGGACCGGGGAGGTGTAGCCACCTGCCTGCAGACCAATGGGCTGATGTTTGGCGTCTTCGATGGACATGGTGGCCACGCATGTGCTCAAGCAGTGAGCGAGAGGCTCTTCTACTATGTGGCAGTGTCACTGATGTCCCAGCAGACGCTGGAGCAGATGGAGGGGGCGATGGAAAGCATGAAGCCCCTGCTGCCCATTCTGCAGTGGCTCAAGCACCCAGGGGACAGTATCTACAAGGATGTCACGTCAGTGCACCTTGATCACCTCCGTGTCTACTGGCAGGAGCTGCTGAAcctgcacatggaaatggggctGAACATTGAGGAAGCATTAATGTACTCCTTCCAGAGGCTGGATTCTGACATCTCGCTAGAGATCCAGGCCGCCCTGGAAGATGAGATGACCAGGAACCTTTCACTCCAGGTTGCTTTCTCAGGGGCAACAGCTTGCATGGCCCATGTCGATGGAGTTCACTTGCATGTGGCAAACGCTGGTGACTGCCGGGCCATCCTTGGTGTCCAGGAAGACAATGGCATGTGGTCTTGTCTGCCCCTCACCCGGGACCACAATGCCTGGAACCCAACCGAGCTGTCACGGCTAACGAGGGAGCATCCTGAGTCAGAGCACAGGACAGTCATCATGGACAACAGGCTGCTGGGTGTCCTCATGCCCTGCAGGGCCTTCGGGGACGTCCAGCTGAAGTGGAGTAAAGAGCTGCAGCGCAGTGTCCTGGAGCGGGGCTTTGACACCGAGGCCCTCAACATTTACCAGTTCACCCCCCCAAACTACTACACTCCACCTTACCTGACAGCCAGGCCTGAGGTCACATACCACAGGCTGAGGCCCCAGGATAAGTTCCTTGTGCTGGCCTCTGACGGCCTGTGGGATGTGCTGGGCAATGAGGATGTGGTGAGGCTGGTGGTGGAGCACCTGGCTGAAGTGTGTCGGCACAAGCCAGACCTGGCCCAGAGACCCGCCAACCTGGGACTCATGCAGAGCCTGCTGCTGCAGAGGAAAGCCCAGGGGCTCCACGCCACCGACCAAAACGCAGCCACACGTCTGATCAGATACGCCATAGGGAACAACGAGTACGGGGAGATGGAGCCCGAGCGGCTGTCGGCGATGCTG